A genomic region of Planococcus kocurii contains the following coding sequences:
- a CDS encoding sodium:solute symporter family transporter: MKKKGFDFYIQGAVQLGIAFGVVSILARWITGNTILSSPQTLIRYGLIGGIGYAFMGGLALVLFGFVARKISYTFTGQMTIGDVLKQKLNPFGYWYMMILLFVMGFYALFIQTMGAGLLLYILFPFPLFIGMTVFLLLLFLIGGIGGLYRIHQLAGISVILIFGTIILIPVYLYMHEGVTTIFEGIRLYHPYLLFTKNNESLWFISTGLLVFFGQMITDRATWQRVFIIKKEKVKMAFVLTGMIWLTIPIAITSLFLLAISGRSFDNPYSLIFELISILNSTVLIFIFVLFCFAAVMSAASSELQSLNSLFIRNVVAEFKPLSTKQQFKYKNSFSIVLIGVLFLAALFLTPYPTQLLFFFGNIYSSMIFAILYIVFNKDNETLPPVLSSFVGIVGGFISSPFTTYFESVWISFLLSGILCGLFLIKKSIQQHSPASLNSEEQPYDAN, translated from the coding sequence TTGAAGAAAAAAGGGTTTGATTTTTATATTCAAGGAGCTGTTCAGCTGGGAATTGCCTTTGGAGTCGTTAGCATACTGGCTAGATGGATTACCGGAAATACCATTCTCTCTTCTCCTCAAACACTCATTCGATACGGTTTAATAGGTGGAATTGGCTATGCATTTATGGGTGGTCTTGCTTTGGTTCTCTTTGGCTTTGTTGCTCGGAAAATCAGCTATACTTTCACAGGCCAAATGACCATTGGTGATGTGCTCAAACAAAAGCTGAATCCGTTCGGCTACTGGTATATGATGATTCTGCTATTTGTGATGGGATTCTATGCACTGTTTATTCAAACCATGGGTGCCGGCTTGCTGCTATACATCCTTTTTCCTTTCCCTCTTTTCATCGGAATGACTGTTTTTTTGTTGCTGCTGTTTTTGATTGGCGGAATAGGTGGCCTCTACCGAATCCACCAATTGGCAGGAATAAGTGTCATCTTGATTTTTGGAACGATTATTCTCATTCCTGTCTACTTGTATATGCACGAAGGGGTTACGACGATTTTTGAAGGCATTCGCCTTTATCACCCCTACTTATTATTTACAAAGAATAACGAATCGTTATGGTTTATTTCAACCGGGTTACTGGTTTTTTTCGGACAGATGATAACGGATCGAGCTACATGGCAACGAGTATTTATCATAAAGAAAGAAAAAGTTAAAATGGCTTTTGTCCTTACTGGGATGATTTGGTTAACAATTCCCATTGCGATTACTTCACTTTTTTTGCTAGCCATTTCTGGTCGTTCTTTTGACAATCCTTATTCTCTTATTTTCGAACTGATTAGCATTTTAAATTCTACTGTTTTAATTTTTATTTTCGTCCTTTTTTGCTTTGCTGCTGTCATGTCTGCTGCAAGTTCAGAACTGCAATCATTGAATTCTCTGTTTATCCGCAATGTTGTGGCAGAATTTAAACCATTGTCGACCAAACAGCAATTCAAGTATAAAAATAGCTTCTCTATCGTACTGATTGGGGTCCTCTTTCTGGCCGCACTTTTCTTAACACCTTATCCTACTCAATTATTGTTTTTCTTTGGCAATATTTATAGCTCTATGATTTTTGCCATTCTCTATATCGTTTTCAACAAAGATAACGAAACACTTCCTCCGGTTCTTTCTTCCTTTGTTGGAATCGTCGGTGGGTTTATCTCTTCTCCGTTTACAACTTATTTTGAATCAGTATGGATCAGTTTTTTACTTTCGGGAATTCTTTGTGGCCTGTTCCTTATAAAAAAATCCATTCAACAACATTCCCCCGCGAGTTTAAATTCGGAGGAGCAACCTTATGATGCAAACTAA
- a CDS encoding sensor histidine kinase, translated as MLTIEAFSFYIMMCVLAPLIGAFTLLFLFVFEKRIDLIEKEKNEIVLESELQKALYNQLNQEIQPHFFFNTMNSILSLARLERKEELIYSIETFSKLLKHKYKTNTTFITIEDELSYVVSYLDIQKIRFRERLDYQIDSEPVVQKAITLPFLIQTLVENAFKHSFEKKAGKAELHIVISKQESMLCILVANSLPNEEQQSSADAGTGLANISKRLNLLFPDDETSVDITHSEDWTTVQVLFPLVYQLDLKE; from the coding sequence ATGCTGACGATCGAAGCTTTTTCTTTTTATATTATGATGTGTGTACTGGCTCCGCTCATCGGTGCCTTCACATTATTATTTTTGTTTGTCTTTGAAAAACGGATTGATTTGATTGAAAAAGAAAAAAATGAAATTGTATTAGAGAGTGAATTACAAAAAGCTCTCTACAATCAGCTAAATCAAGAAATACAGCCTCATTTCTTTTTCAATACGATGAATTCTATTTTGAGTTTGGCTCGACTTGAACGAAAAGAAGAATTGATTTATTCAATCGAGACATTCTCCAAGCTTTTAAAGCATAAATACAAAACAAACACGACATTTATTACGATTGAAGACGAATTATCGTACGTCGTTTCTTATTTAGATATCCAAAAAATTCGCTTTCGAGAACGGCTTGATTATCAAATTGATAGTGAGCCAGTTGTTCAAAAAGCGATTACCTTACCCTTTTTAATTCAAACACTCGTTGAAAATGCCTTTAAGCATTCTTTCGAGAAAAAAGCCGGAAAAGCTGAACTTCACATAGTCATCTCAAAGCAAGAATCTATGCTTTGCATTCTTGTTGCTAACAGTCTGCCAAACGAAGAACAGCAAAGTTCAGCCGATGCTGGAACTGGACTTGCTAATATTTCCAAAAGATTGAATTTGTTGTTTCCAGATGATGAAACATCTGTTGATATAACACATTCAGAAGATTGGACAACTGTACAAGTACTATTTCCGCTCGTTTATCAATTAGATTTAAAGGAGTGA
- a CDS encoding glutathione ABC transporter substrate-binding protein has product MKRNNFKHVVLGSMLVFVLLLLAACSTSSSQSTEKAASADGNSTGGTLNIVRLSDATNLDPHFITDIPSANINYQKVYENLVKPDEDFVLQPSLAKEWTVIDDKTWEFKLNEGITFHDGATFDAEAVKATFDRLLDPATGSPQREKFSMIKEVKVVDPTTVQFLLDYPYAPLLSILASQEGSILSPKALAEDPESLRDKPVGTGPFVFEEWKSGQEISLTRNEEYWGEKASIDRVVFKVVPEDATRLAMIETGEAHINDQVPVTEIERIEASSTMGLTRTEGLAVEFLGFNTQKAPLNDVRVRKAISHAIERESIISGVYNNVGTLANSAMSPKVFGHSKNTKPAEYDLNEAKKLLKEAGAENLKISLLTSDRKERINMAEVIQSQLKGIGIEVEIQVVEYGTFIEMTNAGEQQMYISGWGNATGDGDYNQYNLFHTASQGPAGNSFYYSNPEVDKLIEAAREETDDNKRLEIYEELAQMELDDAVYVPIRNYEHMAVHNEKVSGYWLNAANYLMIDKVKIAE; this is encoded by the coding sequence ATGAAGAGAAACAATTTTAAGCACGTTGTACTAGGCTCTATGTTAGTGTTTGTTCTATTGCTACTGGCAGCATGTTCGACCAGTTCTTCACAATCAACGGAAAAAGCAGCATCAGCCGATGGGAACTCAACAGGAGGCACTTTGAATATCGTTCGACTTTCAGATGCCACTAACTTAGATCCACATTTCATCACGGATATCCCATCCGCGAATATCAACTACCAGAAAGTATATGAAAACTTAGTAAAGCCAGATGAAGATTTCGTACTTCAGCCATCACTTGCTAAAGAATGGACAGTGATTGATGATAAGACATGGGAATTCAAATTGAATGAAGGAATAACGTTCCACGACGGAGCTACATTTGATGCAGAAGCGGTTAAAGCTACATTCGACCGTCTGTTAGACCCAGCAACAGGTTCGCCACAACGCGAGAAATTTTCAATGATTAAAGAAGTGAAAGTAGTAGATCCAACTACTGTGCAATTTCTTTTAGACTACCCATATGCACCACTGCTATCTATCTTAGCTAGTCAAGAAGGCAGTATCCTAAGTCCGAAAGCATTAGCGGAAGATCCAGAGTCTTTGAGAGATAAGCCAGTTGGAACTGGACCATTTGTTTTTGAAGAGTGGAAAAGCGGTCAAGAAATTTCATTAACTAGAAACGAAGAATACTGGGGTGAAAAAGCAAGCATTGATCGCGTCGTCTTCAAAGTTGTACCAGAAGATGCAACAAGACTTGCAATGATTGAAACCGGAGAAGCACACATTAATGACCAAGTTCCAGTCACTGAAATCGAACGAATTGAAGCTTCAAGTACGATGGGTCTTACACGTACAGAAGGACTTGCAGTAGAATTTCTAGGATTTAATACACAAAAAGCACCGTTGAATGATGTACGTGTCCGTAAAGCAATCAGTCATGCTATCGAACGCGAATCGATTATCTCAGGTGTTTATAACAATGTAGGAACTTTGGCAAACTCGGCGATGAGCCCGAAAGTTTTTGGCCATAGTAAAAATACCAAACCTGCAGAATACGATTTAAACGAAGCGAAGAAATTACTGAAAGAAGCTGGAGCAGAGAACTTGAAAATTTCATTGCTGACAAGCGACAGAAAAGAACGGATCAATATGGCAGAAGTTATTCAGTCTCAATTAAAAGGAATTGGCATCGAAGTAGAAATTCAAGTAGTGGAATACGGAACGTTTATTGAAATGACAAACGCTGGAGAGCAACAGATGTATATTAGTGGTTGGGGTAATGCGACAGGTGATGGCGATTACAATCAGTACAACCTGTTCCATACGGCGTCACAAGGACCTGCTGGTAACTCTTTCTACTACAGCAATCCAGAAGTAGACAAATTGATTGAAGCAGCACGTGAAGAAACAGACGACAACAAGCGATTGGAAATTTATGAAGAACTGGCACAAATGGAGCTTGACGATGCCGTATACGTACCCATTCGCAATTACGAACATATGGCAGTACACAATGAAAAGGTCAGCGGCTACTGGTTGAATGCTGCAAACTATTTAATGATCGACAAAGTGAAAATTGCTGAATAA
- a CDS encoding ABC transporter ATP-binding protein, with protein MEPRETILEVKNLKTYFHTKRGISKAVDGIDFSLKKGETLGIVGESGCGKSITSLSILRLIPTPPGKIEGGQVLFKGRDLVTLSDSEMRKIRGNEISMIFQEPMTSLNPVIPVGEQIAEAIRLHQKMNKKEARAKAIDMLKLVGIPSPEKRAKQEPFQLSGGMRQRVMIAMALSCNPEVLIADEPTTALDVTIQAQILELIKDLQAKLGMGVIMITHDLGVVAETCNKVAVMYAGNIVEYAATQNLFDEPKHPYTRGLLASLPKIDEDKEELYTIEGSVPSSYSMPEGCRFASRCPFAEAMCHQKQPELLEHQDGSKVRCWMYSNEWTGEKRQEEVFS; from the coding sequence ATGGAACCACGTGAAACTATTTTAGAAGTTAAAAATTTAAAAACTTATTTCCATACAAAGCGCGGCATTAGTAAAGCCGTTGATGGCATTGACTTTTCACTCAAAAAAGGAGAAACCTTGGGCATTGTAGGTGAGTCTGGTTGCGGCAAAAGCATTACGTCTCTATCGATTCTTCGGCTGATCCCAACACCACCAGGGAAAATTGAAGGCGGTCAAGTCTTGTTTAAAGGTAGAGACTTAGTCACGCTTTCTGACAGTGAAATGCGTAAAATTCGTGGCAATGAAATCTCAATGATTTTCCAAGAGCCAATGACTTCCTTGAATCCTGTTATTCCTGTCGGCGAGCAGATTGCAGAGGCTATTCGGCTCCACCAGAAAATGAACAAAAAAGAAGCCCGTGCGAAAGCCATTGATATGCTGAAATTAGTCGGCATTCCTTCTCCGGAAAAAAGAGCTAAGCAAGAGCCTTTTCAATTAAGTGGTGGAATGCGACAGCGTGTCATGATCGCCATGGCACTTTCTTGTAATCCCGAAGTACTGATTGCAGATGAACCCACAACGGCTTTAGACGTAACGATTCAAGCACAAATTTTGGAGCTGATCAAAGATTTACAGGCAAAACTAGGAATGGGCGTCATCATGATTACTCACGACCTGGGTGTAGTCGCAGAGACATGCAATAAAGTCGCAGTCATGTATGCAGGGAATATCGTAGAATATGCAGCTACGCAAAATCTTTTTGATGAACCTAAGCATCCTTACACACGAGGACTTTTAGCATCTCTCCCAAAAATTGATGAAGATAAAGAAGAACTGTATACAATTGAAGGCAGCGTACCAAGTTCTTACAGCATGCCTGAAGGATGTCGCTTCGCATCCCGTTGTCCGTTTGCGGAAGCCATGTGCCACCAGAAACAACCTGAACTTCTTGAACACCAAGATGGTTCGAAAGTTCGCTGCTGGATGTACTCAAACGAATGGACAGGTGAAAAACGACAAGAGGAGGTATTCAGCTAA
- a CDS encoding amidohydrolase: protein MSTALWIKNVLLEKGLSTCTNNSLETNTALYHLKIEEGKITEKKPATETIETGVKTMDAKGLLGLPSFKEMHNHLDKTYLSLDWKACQPVSSLKQRLSLEAIELEELSETTEQRATAMIQLLQSKGATHIRTHVNIDPYVGLKNLEGIRSVLEAHSDQLSYDIVAFPQHGLLNGEVPGLMKKAMRSGATMVGGLDPAGIDRNIEKSLDTMMNIATEFDADIDIHLHDSGQVGYYTTEKLIELTKQAQWQNRVAVSHAFNLGESPIAQQEKIAKELAEVGMAVMSTVPITKTMPPVALLDQQGVNVHFGCDGFYDSWSPYGSGDLLEKASLYSEVFRKSDERGLANSLKFITNGITPLSDKGDVLWPIVGDDADFVFVEASCSAEAVARTPERKAVVFRGKLVYGEL from the coding sequence ATGAGTACAGCATTATGGATAAAAAATGTTCTTTTAGAAAAAGGATTGAGTACATGCACCAACAACTCACTAGAAACAAACACTGCTCTTTATCATTTAAAGATTGAAGAGGGTAAAATTACAGAAAAAAAGCCAGCCACTGAAACCATTGAAACAGGTGTAAAAACGATGGATGCCAAAGGGCTACTCGGTCTGCCTTCTTTTAAAGAAATGCACAATCATTTAGATAAAACCTATCTTTCGCTCGACTGGAAAGCGTGCCAGCCGGTTTCTAGTTTAAAACAGCGATTGAGTTTGGAAGCTATTGAACTAGAAGAGCTTTCCGAAACGACCGAGCAACGTGCCACAGCAATGATTCAGTTACTTCAATCAAAAGGCGCGACTCATATCCGAACTCACGTAAATATTGATCCGTACGTCGGGCTTAAAAATCTAGAAGGCATACGCTCGGTATTAGAAGCTCATTCCGATCAGCTCAGTTACGATATTGTGGCGTTTCCCCAACATGGTCTATTAAATGGAGAGGTTCCTGGATTGATGAAAAAAGCCATGCGTTCGGGTGCGACAATGGTTGGTGGATTAGACCCAGCTGGTATCGATAGAAACATTGAAAAGTCACTTGATACGATGATGAATATCGCGACTGAATTCGATGCCGATATCGATATTCACTTACATGACAGCGGACAAGTCGGGTATTATACGACCGAGAAGCTAATCGAATTAACAAAACAAGCACAATGGCAAAATCGTGTCGCCGTCAGTCATGCGTTTAACTTGGGTGAATCGCCAATTGCTCAGCAAGAGAAAATAGCAAAAGAATTGGCAGAAGTCGGGATGGCTGTTATGTCGACTGTGCCGATTACAAAAACAATGCCACCTGTTGCCCTATTAGATCAACAAGGCGTAAACGTTCATTTTGGCTGTGACGGATTTTATGATTCCTGGTCGCCATATGGCTCAGGAGACTTGCTAGAAAAAGCTTCGCTGTATAGTGAAGTATTCCGGAAAAGTGACGAACGTGGCTTGGCCAATTCATTGAAGTTTATCACAAATGGAATTACCCCGTTATCCGATAAAGGGGACGTATTGTGGCCAATTGTTGGCGATGATGCAGATTTTGTTTTTGTAGAAGCCTCATGTTCTGCTGAAGCAGTGGCTCGTACGCCAGAAAGAAAAGCTGTCGTATTCCGTGGTAAGTTAGTATACGGAGAACTTTAA
- the nikB gene encoding nickel ABC transporter permease: MLMFILRRLFQTIPVIFGVTIVVFIIMQLVPGDPAVLLAGEGATQETIEALRTQLGLNQPLYAQYIDYVTNIFRGDLGTSLKNNQPVLDEIMLRLPITLELAIFSTIITIVLGMAAGIISAVKPYSIIDTVVMVIALLGISLPSFWFGLMLMYGFSVKLQLFPVAGWDSLAHIVLPAFTLGAGGAAIVARMTRSSMLEVIRQDYIRTARAKGVKERVIIYKHALRNALIPVITVIGLQFGALLGGTVLVESIFAINGLGRMIVDSIRMRDLPMVQGGVLVASLVFVAVNLLVDVLYRFFNKRIELN, from the coding sequence ATGCTCATGTTCATTTTAAGACGTCTATTCCAAACAATTCCCGTCATCTTCGGAGTGACGATCGTGGTATTCATCATCATGCAGCTCGTTCCCGGTGACCCAGCCGTCCTATTAGCTGGTGAAGGTGCCACACAAGAAACAATCGAAGCGCTTCGAACGCAACTTGGTCTTAACCAACCCTTGTACGCCCAGTACATTGACTATGTCACCAATATATTCCGTGGTGATCTGGGAACTTCTTTAAAAAACAATCAGCCAGTACTTGATGAAATCATGTTGCGACTACCGATTACACTAGAATTGGCTATCTTTAGTACAATCATCACGATTGTTCTTGGAATGGCTGCTGGCATCATTTCAGCAGTAAAACCTTACTCCATTATCGATACGGTCGTAATGGTTATCGCCCTTTTAGGAATTTCTTTACCGAGCTTTTGGTTTGGTTTGATGCTGATGTACGGATTTTCTGTAAAGCTTCAACTATTCCCGGTTGCCGGTTGGGATAGTCTAGCGCACATTGTCTTGCCTGCTTTCACACTCGGTGCAGGTGGTGCAGCTATCGTTGCGCGAATGACTCGCTCAAGTATGCTTGAAGTGATCCGTCAAGATTATATTCGGACTGCTCGAGCAAAAGGCGTGAAAGAACGCGTCATTATTTACAAACACGCCTTACGCAATGCCTTGATCCCCGTTATTACAGTTATCGGTCTTCAGTTCGGAGCGCTACTGGGTGGAACGGTACTCGTTGAATCTATCTTTGCCATCAATGGCCTTGGACGAATGATTGTCGATTCAATCAGAATGCGCGACTTGCCAATGGTTCAAGGTGGCGTATTGGTTGCTTCCTTAGTTTTCGTAGCCGTCAATTTACTCGTAGATGTTTTGTATAGATTCTTCAATAAACGGATTGAACTAAACTAA
- a CDS encoding helix-turn-helix domain-containing protein codes for MNILLVDDEPLELEQMEYLINKNFPMWDIYKAQDASQAMKIVNHSDIFLAFLDIQLPGKTGLELAKEMQAVSDADIVMVTAYQSFEYAHTALRLGVVDYITKPVIEEDLVKVLNNYSRLTHYSHQIQQSIKLIHQNYEEKMTLHFLATKIHINPAYLSRKFQEEVGVGFSEYVNNYRLMMAKKMLIDRPEASIGEVSEKCGFNSQHYFSQMFRKETGLSPRDFRLKETGH; via the coding sequence ATGAACATCCTGCTTGTCGATGACGAACCACTCGAACTAGAACAAATGGAGTATTTGATCAACAAAAATTTTCCGATGTGGGATATATACAAAGCTCAAGATGCTTCTCAAGCAATGAAAATAGTCAATCACTCCGATATTTTTTTAGCATTTTTGGATATTCAATTACCCGGCAAAACCGGACTTGAATTGGCCAAAGAAATGCAAGCTGTTTCCGATGCAGATATCGTCATGGTAACAGCTTATCAAAGCTTTGAATATGCTCATACCGCACTGCGACTAGGAGTTGTCGATTACATTACAAAGCCCGTAATCGAAGAAGATTTAGTAAAAGTATTAAATAATTACTCACGACTCACCCATTACTCGCATCAAATCCAACAATCAATCAAATTAATTCATCAAAATTACGAAGAAAAAATGACACTGCATTTTTTGGCAACCAAAATCCACATCAATCCTGCTTACTTAAGCCGGAAATTTCAAGAAGAAGTGGGCGTTGGTTTTTCTGAATACGTAAATAATTACCGCTTAATGATGGCTAAAAAAATGTTAATTGATCGACCAGAAGCCAGCATCGGAGAAGTTTCCGAAAAATGTGGATTTAATAGCCAGCATTACTTTAGCCAAATGTTCCGAAAAGAAACTGGATTATCACCCAGAGACTTTCGACTAAAGGAGACTGGGCATTGA
- a CDS encoding ABC transporter ATP-binding protein: MQTVEEKKVLLEVSNLKQYFSVKKDSIFQPKAYVKAVDGISFVVNEGETLSIVGESGCGKSTTGRAILRLDEPTDGKVLYAGKNIVDLSKQEMRELRGDLQVIFQDPFASLNPRQTVKQILREAMTIQKSVTKPLQHDRMIELLTLVGLPAEALDRYPHEFSGGQRQRIGIARALAVDPKLIICDEAVSALDVSIQAQILNLLKKLQKQFKLTYLFISHDLSVVRYISDRVMVMYLGKIVEISDKKDLFDVPLHPYTKALLSSIPVPNPSVKNERILLKGDVPSPINPPTGCRFHTRCPFATDRCKTEEPALQELRPNHFVSCHYAEELLG; the protein is encoded by the coding sequence ATGCAGACAGTTGAAGAGAAAAAAGTTTTATTGGAAGTTTCAAATCTGAAGCAATACTTTTCTGTAAAAAAAGACTCGATCTTTCAGCCGAAGGCATATGTTAAAGCAGTTGATGGTATTTCTTTTGTCGTAAACGAAGGCGAAACGCTGAGCATTGTAGGGGAATCTGGTTGTGGAAAATCGACGACGGGTCGTGCGATTTTAAGACTCGATGAACCGACAGACGGCAAAGTGCTTTATGCAGGAAAAAATATCGTGGATTTATCTAAACAAGAAATGCGTGAACTGCGCGGCGACTTGCAAGTCATTTTCCAAGATCCTTTTGCTTCGCTAAATCCGCGGCAAACGGTCAAACAAATTCTTCGGGAAGCGATGACTATTCAAAAATCCGTTACTAAGCCCCTGCAACACGATCGAATGATTGAGTTATTAACGCTAGTTGGCTTACCCGCAGAAGCGTTAGACCGCTATCCTCATGAATTTAGCGGTGGGCAGCGCCAACGAATCGGCATTGCGCGCGCGCTTGCAGTAGATCCGAAACTAATCATTTGCGACGAAGCTGTATCGGCACTTGATGTTTCCATTCAGGCTCAGATTTTAAATTTATTAAAAAAATTACAAAAGCAATTCAAGTTGACTTACCTCTTTATCTCTCATGATTTAAGTGTTGTACGCTACATCTCTGATCGCGTAATGGTTATGTATTTAGGAAAAATTGTCGAAATTTCAGATAAAAAAGATTTGTTTGACGTTCCATTGCACCCTTATACGAAAGCTCTGTTGTCTTCAATTCCTGTACCCAATCCATCTGTCAAAAATGAGCGGATTTTACTGAAAGGGGATGTACCATCTCCTATTAATCCACCAACTGGCTGCCGCTTCCACACGCGCTGTCCATTTGCTACAGATCGGTGCAAAACAGAAGAACCGGCTTTACAAGAACTTCGCCCAAACCATTTTGTCAGCTGTCATTACGCAGAAGAACTATTGGGATGA
- a CDS encoding amidohydrolase family protein, whose protein sequence is MKNYWLMNVRLEKGFKRDGNRITGTETEIVHLEIEEGKIKSISKELPNNLVEKYDAEHQLLLPSLREMHIHIDKTFYSGPWKACTPITKGIFTRLEEEKELLPKLLPTAQQRAENMIDMLIRNGHTHIRTHCNVDPVIGLKNLEATMRALENYKDVITYDVVAFPQHGLLRSDSVELVREAMKNGATLVGGVDPATVDRHIERSLSTVFDIAAEHNAGIDLHLHDPDTLGAFTFSRLADYTKQANMQGRVTISHGIALGDLEGDVLASTLADLRESRIDVTTTIPINRPTIPVAKIDQAGIEVSLGHDSITDHWSPFGTGNTIRKLATLAERFKYIDEYSLNRLLKYATGGITPLNEQGERVWPQIGDTASMILVNASCTAEAIARRADIKAVFFKGQEIKNKLPQMQ, encoded by the coding sequence ATGAAAAATTACTGGTTAATGAACGTACGATTAGAAAAGGGCTTTAAAAGAGATGGCAATCGCATTACTGGAACTGAAACAGAAATCGTCCATTTAGAAATTGAAGAAGGCAAAATTAAGTCTATTTCTAAGGAATTACCGAACAATTTGGTAGAAAAATACGATGCCGAACATCAACTTCTTCTGCCTTCTTTACGCGAAATGCATATTCATATCGACAAAACGTTTTACAGCGGACCGTGGAAGGCGTGCACACCTATAACGAAAGGCATTTTCACGCGATTAGAAGAAGAAAAAGAGCTATTACCTAAACTGTTGCCAACTGCACAACAACGAGCAGAAAACATGATTGACATGCTGATTCGCAATGGTCATACGCATATTCGCACGCATTGCAACGTCGATCCGGTTATCGGATTGAAAAACCTTGAAGCAACGATGCGAGCACTTGAAAACTACAAAGATGTCATCACCTACGATGTTGTCGCATTTCCTCAGCACGGCTTGCTTAGAAGCGATTCCGTAGAATTAGTGAGAGAAGCGATGAAAAACGGAGCGACTTTAGTGGGTGGCGTAGACCCAGCAACAGTGGATCGCCACATCGAACGCTCTTTATCAACGGTGTTCGATATAGCTGCCGAGCATAATGCAGGCATTGACTTGCACCTGCACGACCCAGATACACTCGGTGCTTTCACCTTTAGTCGACTGGCGGACTATACGAAACAAGCAAATATGCAGGGACGTGTAACGATAAGTCACGGCATAGCATTAGGTGATTTAGAGGGAGATGTCCTTGCCTCAACACTTGCTGACTTGCGCGAAAGCCGGATTGATGTAACGACGACGATTCCTATTAATCGTCCAACCATTCCAGTTGCAAAAATAGATCAGGCGGGTATCGAAGTTTCGCTTGGTCATGATAGCATTACGGATCATTGGTCACCATTCGGCACAGGAAATACGATTCGGAAATTAGCAACTCTCGCAGAACGCTTTAAATACATTGATGAATATTCGTTAAATCGTCTTTTGAAATACGCTACAGGTGGAATAACGCCTCTTAACGAACAAGGAGAAAGAGTATGGCCACAAATTGGTGATACTGCATCAATGATCTTAGTGAATGCAAGTTGTACAGCAGAGGCAATTGCCAGAAGAGCTGACATAAAAGCTGTCTTTTTCAAAGGTCAAGAAATCAAAAATAAACTGCCGCAAATGCAGTGA
- a CDS encoding ABC transporter permease, with the protein MKIEMDKEKPLLVTQTIDHPRQSVFGSFFSVFMENKAAVVGGLIILFYIFIAIFAPVLAPYHPHEINLDNKLIPPSMEHWMGTDDKGRDILSRILYGSRLSMGVGFAAVAFGGFFGITLGLIAGYYGKWLDTIIMRCMDVLLAFPGILLALAIVSALGPSLINVTIAVGAFSVPLFARIVRGSTLEVKQLEYIDAIRSLGARDGTIIFKHILPNILSPIIVQGTLRVATAILSAAGLSFLGLGAQPPSSEWGTMLSSGRDFLFTAPYIAIFPGLAIAFLVLGFNIFGDGLRDAFDPRMKK; encoded by the coding sequence ATGAAAATTGAAATGGACAAAGAAAAACCGTTACTAGTTACGCAAACAATCGATCACCCGAGGCAATCCGTATTTGGCAGTTTCTTTTCTGTCTTTATGGAAAACAAAGCTGCAGTCGTAGGAGGCCTCATTATCCTCTTCTATATCTTCATTGCCATTTTCGCACCTGTTTTAGCTCCCTACCATCCACACGAAATCAATTTGGACAATAAACTAATCCCCCCATCAATGGAGCATTGGATGGGGACAGACGATAAAGGAAGAGATATTCTAAGCCGGATTCTTTACGGATCTAGGTTGTCGATGGGAGTAGGTTTTGCTGCTGTTGCCTTTGGCGGATTTTTTGGTATCACGCTCGGATTAATCGCTGGTTATTACGGAAAATGGTTGGATACGATCATTATGCGTTGTATGGACGTCCTCTTGGCTTTCCCGGGAATTCTACTAGCACTTGCAATCGTCAGTGCATTAGGGCCAAGCCTAATCAACGTAACCATTGCAGTTGGAGCCTTTTCAGTTCCTCTGTTTGCACGAATAGTAAGAGGTTCTACATTAGAAGTAAAACAACTGGAATACATTGACGCGATTCGTTCACTTGGAGCAAGAGACGGCACGATTATTTTCAAGCACATTCTTCCTAACATCTTGTCACCGATTATTGTTCAAGGAACATTACGCGTAGCAACAGCGATTTTATCAGCTGCTGGTTTATCTTTCTTAGGATTAGGCGCTCAGCCACCTTCTTCAGAATGGGGAACGATGCTCAGTAGCGGACGAGATTTTCTTTTCACCGCTCCATACATCGCCATCTTCCCAGGTCTTGCTATCGCATTTCTGGTTCTTGGCTTTAACATCTTCGGCGATGGTTTACGTGATGCATTCGATCCACGTATGAAAAAATAA